In the genome of Deltaproteobacteria bacterium, the window CCAGGATCAGGTCGTTGCGCCGTTTGAGGGTCGCCCCGAACACGTCGTCGTATTCCAGGCGCAAGGCCAAAATCCAGCCCAGGGCATCACCTTCGCCGTGGTCGTAGAATCCGGCCACGGCCACCACCTCCCGGTCATCCCCCGCTCCCTGGATGGCCGACCACGATCCGACACCCTCCATGTCTCGTGCGTCCGACCCCCTCGGCACCGTTCCAGCTTCGCCGGGTTGAAACAGGCGACTGGCGTACAGGACCCGATTTTGGGCGTCCACCAGCTCCATGACCGTGGTCCGAAAGGGCCGCAGATGGATGCCCGTTTCCCTGGCCAGGGCCGTGGCCCCCACCGTGGCCGCCATGACCCCGACCATGGCCCCCGAGGTATCCTGGATGCGCACGGCCACGGTAACCACCTCCCACCGGTCCTCCTCGCCAAAAGCTCCGGTCGTCACGGACCGGCCCATGTCAACGGCATCCTGCCACCACCTGTTTTTCGGCCCTCCGGACGGCAGTCCAGCCTCTGTGGCTCCGACCACCAATCCGGTCCGGTCCGTCACCAGAACCGTCTCGAAAAATGGCGTTCCGTAGTTCTGGGCAAAAAAGTCGACGAACCTTTGCCGCAGTCGGTCGTCAATCCAGGCCCTCCCACGGATGGGCGCTTCCTCGGTCAAGACCTCCTGCATGATCCCGTCCGTCAGGAACAGCCGCATGTCCTCCACGCTGAAGGCGATGTTGTTTCGGACCCGGTCCATGACCAGTCCGGCCAGGATTTCCATGTCCCGCAAGACAACTTCTTCGGTTTCGGCCTGGGACCGAGCGATGAGCCAAAAGGAAACCCCCACGAGCAGGCCCACGGTCACGGCCGTCAGCAGACCGAGCCGCAGGCCGATGCCCGGCCGGAACCCGACTCGAAAGAGATCCAGGCTATCGTTCATGATAGACGAGCCGACCGTTCTCGATATGGGCCGGCACCAGGGGAAAGGTCCATTCGTGGCTCCCTTTGGTCGAAACCACGTCGCCGAATACGCCGGGGAAGACGAACCCTCCGGCCAGGCCGTTGCGCAGGCTTTCGGCTCCAAGGCCGTTTCGCTCCAGCGTCGCCGCCAGCAACATGACGGCATCGTAGCCAATGGCCGTGAAATGAGTGAAAGCCTCCCCGGTCATGGCCTCGTACCCGGCCTTCAGACTGGCGGCCCGGTCGGCCCTGGGGCTGTAGATTCTGGTCGTGCTGACCTGCAGACCCTGGAACTGGGGCATGGTCAGATAAAGGGGATGGGCCGAGCTGGTCAGGCCCAGCCGGACGCCGCCATACTCGTCCCTGACCAGGGCTTCGTACAGGGGCGGATGCTGTCCGGGCAGGCCGACGACCAGCACCCCGTCCGTGTCGGCCAGCCCCGTGGGCGGTGCTGAAAACTCCATGGCGTTCATGGGAAACGGCCAGTCGAGAACGCGTCGACCCTCGGGTTCCAGGGTCCGGCGCAGATGGTCGAGCATGACCCGGCCAAGGACCGAATCCACCCGCCAGACTCCCAGAGTCTCCACGCCCAGAACCCGGACATGGTCGACGATGGGGCCTAGCTCGTCCTCGGGCCGGGGCCAGTACCGGAAGGTCCAGGTGGCGTTGGCCGTCAGTTCCGGGGCCGAGGTCACCACCCCCAGAAGGGGGACTTCCGCCGCCTCGGCCAGGGGCCGCAGGCCCAGGGCCACGTGGCTCCGGGCGACAATGACCGCTGCCGGCTCGCCCTTGGCTGTCATCTCGGCCCACAGGTCCCGGGCCCGGGCCGGATCGGAACCGCAGTCGCGGAAATCCAGGACCAGCTTGCGGCCACGGATGCCCTGGCCTGAGTTGATCTCCCTGGCCGCCAGGACCATGCCGTCCCGGATGGCCGCTCCTTCCAGGGTCTGTCCCCCCGAAGCATCCTCGATGCTCAGGATGGCCCCCAACCGGACCGCATCGGGATCGCCGCAGGCAGACACCAGGATCGCCAGAGCCAAGCCCAGAATCAGAACAACAGAATTACGGGCATCGAGCATGTTCGCCCCTCCTCGAGATAAATCCTGAGATGTCCCACATGTAGACCGATTTCTGGGACGGGGCAAGACCGAATTCGAATCAGGCTATTGCCTGGGCCCGGCCGCCTCCTTTTTGCCAGATCTGGTCAAGCGTAGGCGCAAAAACTCGGCCGCAGCCGCTCCGGCCTCGTCTCCCAAAGAATGCCTCATGCCGTATTCGGCCAGGTCCTCGGCCATCTGCTTTTCCATCCGCTCCGACTCCAGGAACATGATGTAGGTCAGAAGCAGGGCCGCGTCGTTGTCTTCGCCGCCGCTGCACAGCAGCTCGATCTGGTTGCGGGGCACGGTTTCGTGCAGCCGTTCGATGAACATGTCGATCCATTTGCCGTACAGGGTCGGCATGATCTCCGGTATGGCCAGGGCCACGGCCTCGGCTGTTTTCCGGTCAAGATCGGGCATGGTCACCGAAAAGTACTCCAGCAGGGATTCCTTTCGGCGGCTCTCGTCCCTCGAGAACCGGTCCAGGACCAGCAAAAAAATCTTGCTCCGAATCTCATGGTCGGTCATTTCCATTTCACATATCTCCTTGTCGTGTCGTTATGTTCGCCCTAAGTCGTGAGTCATTGCCAAAAATCGGCAGGCCGTGGCGCGGCCGCCGGTTCGGTCATGGTGTCTCCTATCTATTGACCCGTCAAATGCATATGGCGGAATTGTGAAAAAAAACCCATCGCTCTGGACATCCGCCCACCGGCAGGATACAAAGCCCGAAAAGTCATGCATATCATATCTCTATCCAATTGAAATTATGAACAATCCACATATCCTCCTCGAAACGAACCTCGGCGACATCCTTATCGAACTCCTTCCCGAACATGCCCCGGAAACAGTCCAGAACTTCCTGGTCTACCTGGACGAGGGGCACTTCGATGGCACAATTTTCCACCGGGTCGTCCGGGGGTTTGTCATTCAGGGTGGTGGGTACGGCATCGACCTCGTTCGCCGTCCTACCCGGGAGCCAATTATCAACGAAGCAGGCAACGGCCTGTCCAACACCAAGGGAACCGTGGCCATGGCCCGGACCCCGAACCCCCATTCGGCCACGGATCAATTTTTCATCAATGCCGAAGACAATCCATCGTTGGACCATCGCGATGACACCCCCGAGGGTTTTGGTTATGCCGTCTTTGGCCGGGTCGTCGAAGGAATGGACGTGGTCAAAAAAATCAACTGGAAAGTTTCCAAACCACGGGACGGCTTTGACGCCCTTCCCGTGGACATGGTGATGGTAAACGCCGCGCGGCGTTTCGAATAGGAACCGGCACCCCGAACCGACAGCGAGGAGAGCGCAGATGACGAAACTGAAACAATGGGACTGGACCCCGGGCGAGAGGACCATCGTGCCCTCCCTGGCCTGTCCTGCCGGATTCATGTGGCAGGAGGAGGCCGTGGCCTCGCCCGATGGCGAAACCGTGGCCGCGGTGGCCAGACGTGAGGACGAGACCTTCACCGTGCGCGTCAATAACGAGCATTGGGAAGGCGAATACGAGAAATTTTGGCATCTGGGCTTCGGCCCCGACAACCGTCTGGCCGGTCTGGCCCAGGTGGACGGTGAATGGCTCCTGACCGTGAACGACGAGGCTCTGGGTGAGAGCCACGCCTTTCTGTGGACCATCCTCTTTGACGAAGACGGCACCAACGTGGCCTGCGCCTCCCAGCAGGACGGCAGCTACGGCATGCTGACCAACGGAGAACCTTGGCCGGAACTCTTCGACAACGCCAATAATTTCGCTTTAAGCCCCACCAACGGCAAAACCGCGGCCGTGGTTCAGATCAAGCCTCTGGGCCAGGCCGACACCGAAACCTTTTTCAAGGGCGTCTTCAGCGTGGCTGTGAACGGCCAGGTATGGGACTCCATTTTCGTCAACGCCTGGACCCCGGTATTTTCCCACGACGCCTCCCATGTCGCCGTCCAGGCCCGCATCAACACCTACGAATATACCATTACCGTGGATGACAAGCCCTGGACCCAGCGCTTTCAATATGTCTGGGATCCGGCCTTCGACCCGGCCACCGGCGATGTTCTGGCCCCGGTCCGCCTCCAGGGCAAATGGGGCCTAGCCCGTAACGGAAGTATGGACTGGAACCCGACACTGGTACAATGCTGGGATGTGAAAATCGGCCCTGACGGCAAGAACATCTGGGCCATCGGCGCCCCCGAATACGGGAAATTTACCGCCATCCAGAATGGCCGGCCCTGGAACACGAAGTTCCCTGTGGCCGTCGACCTGCGTCTGTCTCCGGACGGTACCCGGGCCGCCTGCCTGGGAAATAACAACAATACCGACTTCGTGGTTGTCGTCGATGACAAACCCTGGCCCGGTACCTGGGGCATGGCCTGGGCTCCGGTCTTTTCCCCGGACGGCCGCCATGTGGCCGTCACCGTCCGCAAGAATGGCCAATACACGGTTCTGGTCGACGGCAAGGGCATGAACCGGACCTTCCGCCGCTGCTGGCCTCCGGCCTTCAGTTCCGATGGCGCCCACATCCTCATCCGGGCACTGGACGGCAACGCCTTCAAGCGCATCGTCCTTCCCGTCAAGCAATTTTCCTGAAGGAGGCCCCATGGAAACATTGTATCTTCTGGCCCGAGGGCCCCTGTGTTGGGCCACGGCCATCATCTTCGTTCTGGCCATGGGCTGGAAATTGTCCAAGGCCTGGTCCGAAGCCAAGGCCAAAGACGGCTCCTCGGTAGCCTATCTGTCCTGGAAATTTGGGCTGCGGTCCATCTTCAACTGGGCCATTCCCTACAATGCCCTGGGCTGGAAAGAGAATCCCCTGATCTGCGCGGCCACGTTTTGCCTGCACCTCTCCCTTTTGCTTTTGGTACTGTTCGCCGACGGCCATACCGTCTTGTGGGAATACACCTTCGGCCTCCGAATCTGGGCCCTCTCGCCCATGCTGTCGGATATCCTGTCCGTCGTAGCCTTGACCTCTCTGGGCGTTCTGGCTTGGCGGAGGATC includes:
- a CDS encoding HAMP domain-containing protein — encoded protein: MNDSLDLFRVGFRPGIGLRLGLLTAVTVGLLVGVSFWLIARSQAETEEVVLRDMEILAGLVMDRVRNNIAFSVEDMRLFLTDGIMQEVLTEEAPIRGRAWIDDRLRQRFVDFFAQNYGTPFFETVLVTDRTGLVVGATEAGLPSGGPKNRWWQDAVDMGRSVTTGAFGEEDRWEVVTVAVRIQDTSGAMVGVMAATVGATALARETGIHLRPFRTTVMELVDAQNRVLYASRLFQPGEAGTVPRGSDARDMEGVGSWSAIQGAGDDREVVAVAGFYDHGEGDALGWILALRLEYDDVFGATLKRRNDLILVAAVATLLALLASAALARGLVRPMSRLAEAARALAGGDLLARSGLRGRDEVALLGQIFDAMAEKLEHSHEELSRSNKELEHFAFVASHDLQEPLRVMISYIQLLERRYGDRLDDDGRTFMRGTVRAGERMRALIRGLLTYSRVNTKGGALETVDLNEVTAEALENLAQAVEETGARIEVRDLPRVRGDRVQLVQLIQNLVANALKFRRPDAVPKIRISARAEGRWQRVEVADNGIGIDPQYQDRIFAIFQRLHGREAYEGAGIGLAVCKRIVERHGGRIGVASDGNDGSVFHFTLPVEGVDDE
- a CDS encoding ABC transporter substrate-binding protein, whose translation is MLDARNSVVLILGLALAILVSACGDPDAVRLGAILSIEDASGGQTLEGAAIRDGMVLAAREINSGQGIRGRKLVLDFRDCGSDPARARDLWAEMTAKGEPAAVIVARSHVALGLRPLAEAAEVPLLGVVTSAPELTANATWTFRYWPRPEDELGPIVDHVRVLGVETLGVWRVDSVLGRVMLDHLRRTLEPEGRRVLDWPFPMNAMEFSAPPTGLADTDGVLVVGLPGQHPPLYEALVRDEYGGVRLGLTSSAHPLYLTMPQFQGLQVSTTRIYSPRADRAASLKAGYEAMTGEAFTHFTAIGYDAVMLLAATLERNGLGAESLRNGLAGGFVFPGVFGDVVSTKGSHEWTFPLVPAHIENGRLVYHER
- a CDS encoding peptidyl-prolyl cis-trans isomerase, which codes for MNNPHILLETNLGDILIELLPEHAPETVQNFLVYLDEGHFDGTIFHRVVRGFVIQGGGYGIDLVRRPTREPIINEAGNGLSNTKGTVAMARTPNPHSATDQFFINAEDNPSLDHRDDTPEGFGYAVFGRVVEGMDVVKKINWKVSKPRDGFDALPVDMVMVNAARRFE
- a CDS encoding WD40 repeat domain-containing protein encodes the protein MTKLKQWDWTPGERTIVPSLACPAGFMWQEEAVASPDGETVAAVARREDETFTVRVNNEHWEGEYEKFWHLGFGPDNRLAGLAQVDGEWLLTVNDEALGESHAFLWTILFDEDGTNVACASQQDGSYGMLTNGEPWPELFDNANNFALSPTNGKTAAVVQIKPLGQADTETFFKGVFSVAVNGQVWDSIFVNAWTPVFSHDASHVAVQARINTYEYTITVDDKPWTQRFQYVWDPAFDPATGDVLAPVRLQGKWGLARNGSMDWNPTLVQCWDVKIGPDGKNIWAIGAPEYGKFTAIQNGRPWNTKFPVAVDLRLSPDGTRAACLGNNNNTDFVVVVDDKPWPGTWGMAWAPVFSPDGRHVAVTVRKNGQYTVLVDGKGMNRTFRRCWPPAFSSDGAHILIRALDGNAFKRIVLPVKQFS
- a CDS encoding nitrate reductase, translated to METLYLLARGPLCWATAIIFVLAMGWKLSKAWSEAKAKDGSSVAYLSWKFGLRSIFNWAIPYNALGWKENPLICAATFCLHLSLLLLVLFADGHTVLWEYTFGLRIWALSPMLSDILSVVALTSLGVLAWRRIAVPQVKFVTGPADWLALILVTVPVLTGFLSGFLGGTSALTLTTLHILTAEILIVLIPFTRLSHAVFIFFTRAYIGSEFGGVRHCRDW